From the Desulfosarcina sp. BuS5 genome, one window contains:
- a CDS encoding cation diffusion facilitator family transporter — protein MSHDHSHEIGNYNRSFAIGVILNIVFVAIEAGYGVFADSLALIADAGHNLSDVVSLLLAWGASVLATKAATEKRTYGLRKVTVMASMVSAILLLVALGGITWKAVGRFSSPQPVKGMTVIIVAGIGVVINTLTALLFFKGQKHDLNIRGAFLHMAADAGVSLGVVIAGIFVLAKGWLWIDPVVSLVIVAVTFIGTWGLLRDSINYSIDAVPKSIDIAGIRQYLNSFEHVCRIHDLHVWPLSTTEIALTVHIVVNSESLDNNFLQRLQQHLHDHFRIEHSTIQVETSEQGNNCMLDRNNCV, from the coding sequence ATGAGTCACGATCACAGTCATGAGATAGGTAATTACAATCGCTCCTTTGCTATTGGCGTTATACTCAATATCGTCTTCGTTGCGATTGAAGCCGGCTATGGAGTATTTGCTGACTCACTTGCACTGATAGCAGACGCAGGACATAACTTAAGTGATGTGGTCAGCTTATTGCTTGCCTGGGGGGCAAGCGTACTCGCTACAAAAGCTGCAACAGAAAAGAGAACGTATGGCCTCCGAAAGGTTACCGTCATGGCTTCTATGGTCAGCGCAATACTTTTACTTGTTGCACTTGGAGGTATTACTTGGAAAGCCGTCGGGCGCTTTTCCAGCCCACAGCCCGTTAAAGGTATGACTGTTATTATCGTGGCGGGAATAGGCGTCGTGATCAACACTTTGACTGCGTTACTTTTTTTCAAAGGTCAAAAGCATGATTTAAATATTCGAGGGGCTTTCCTTCATATGGCTGCTGATGCCGGGGTATCCTTGGGCGTGGTTATAGCTGGCATATTCGTTCTAGCCAAAGGCTGGCTTTGGATTGATCCTGTTGTTAGCCTTGTGATTGTCGCTGTTACCTTTATCGGGACATGGGGGTTACTACGTGATTCCATCAACTACTCTATCGATGCTGTGCCAAAGAGTATAGACATTGCCGGAATCAGGCAATACTTGAACAGCTTCGAACATGTCTGCCGCATTCACGATTTGCATGTCTGGCCTTTGAGCACGACCGAAATTGCCCTGACTGTTCATATAGTGGTTAACAGCGAATCGTTAGACAATAATTTCCTACAAAGACTCCAGCAGCACCTTCACGATCATTTTAGAATAGAGCATTCGACAATTCAGGTTGAGACATCCGAGCAGGGTAATAACTGCATGCTGGATAGGAATAACTGTGTATAA
- a CDS encoding reverse transcriptase domain-containing protein, with product MGDTQMSQTISTKSREIARTVACNSRPIEWGQPPVLTGGSSLIKIELLAQSNPELVFTSVVHRIDFDLLKQSFRKIRKSKSAGVDKVTAKEYAENLDQNLYNLYERLRRGQYVASPVKRIWIDKEGGKKRPIGIPVLEDKIVQKAAAAILNVIFDRNFYNFSHAFRKGRSQHMAIKDLREQCLKQNISWIVSADITGLFDMGCPKTQFCGYFFCSTFGPIMSAINILAHCWGHEMQH from the coding sequence ATGGGAGATACACAGATGTCACAAACCATATCAACAAAAAGCCGAGAAATTGCAAGAACGGTCGCTTGCAATTCCAGACCGATAGAATGGGGACAACCACCGGTGTTAACAGGTGGGTCATCCCTTATCAAAATCGAGCTGCTTGCTCAAAGTAATCCTGAACTGGTATTTACATCAGTAGTCCATCGGATAGACTTTGATTTACTGAAACAATCCTTTCGTAAAATTCGGAAAAGCAAATCTGCAGGAGTGGACAAGGTTACGGCAAAGGAGTATGCCGAAAATCTTGATCAAAACCTCTATAATCTGTATGAACGACTGCGGAGAGGACAGTACGTTGCGTCTCCTGTAAAGCGTATCTGGATAGACAAGGAAGGAGGGAAAAAGCGTCCAATTGGCATACCTGTACTTGAGGATAAAATTGTCCAGAAAGCAGCAGCAGCCATATTGAATGTCATATTTGACAGGAATTTTTACAATTTTTCCCATGCATTCAGAAAAGGTCGGAGCCAACACATGGCAATCAAAGATTTACGTGAGCAATGCTTGAAGCAGAATATCAGCTGGATAGTAAGCGCAGATATTACAGGACTATTTGACATGGGGTGTCCAAAAACTCAGTTTTGTGGCTACTTTTTTTGCTCAACTTTTGGCCCTATCATGAGTGCGATTAATATCTTGGCACATTGTTGGGGTCATGAAATGCAGCATTAA
- the tnpC gene encoding IS66 family transposase → MKTPERIDLDVKQLDALLKRVKELLPPEDYELIKAMADTIYLLSQCVDNKAASIRRLLRMLFGATTEKTGKTKAHPKKKNSVKAKKGHGRKPAKNYTGAKKVRVFHDTLKPGDNCPECLKGKVYELKEPQRIIRITGNAPLSGTVYEMQRLRCNLCGAIFTASTPENVGEDKYDAKAKAMIALLKYGTGMPFNRLKDLQQSLGIPLPASTQFEIVDQMAMELTPIYQEFIRQGAQGDIIHNDDTTMKVLSLMKENKENNPERKGIFTTGILSKTDDHKIALFFTGRQHAGENLMDLLKRRIGLSPPIQMCDALSRNVPKEFETLLANCLTHGRRQFVDVLQSFPEECSYVLEILAEVYKNDKITKEQNMEAEERLRFHQDNSGPLMKKLNTWFHKQIDQHLVEPNSGLGQAIGYMLKHWEALTLFLREPGVPLDNNICEQALKKVVLHRKNALFYKTEHGAMVGDLFMSLIHTCNLSGTNPFDYLTALLEHASELSESPDKWMPWNYKSALIEPDNPEA, encoded by the coding sequence GTGAAGACCCCGGAACGTATAGACCTGGACGTCAAGCAGTTAGATGCTCTTTTAAAGCGTGTTAAAGAACTGTTGCCACCTGAGGACTATGAACTCATCAAGGCTATGGCTGACACTATCTACCTTTTAAGTCAGTGTGTGGACAATAAAGCCGCCTCCATACGACGGCTGTTGCGCATGCTGTTTGGTGCAACTACCGAAAAAACTGGAAAAACAAAGGCTCACCCAAAAAAGAAGAATTCTGTTAAAGCTAAAAAAGGTCATGGCCGCAAACCTGCTAAAAATTATACCGGGGCAAAAAAAGTCAGAGTCTTCCATGATACTCTTAAACCTGGAGACAACTGCCCTGAATGTTTAAAGGGCAAGGTATATGAATTAAAGGAGCCGCAGCGAATCATACGCATCACCGGAAACGCTCCATTAAGTGGAACTGTCTATGAAATGCAGCGTTTACGCTGTAATCTCTGTGGAGCAATTTTCACCGCATCGACACCTGAAAATGTGGGTGAAGACAAATATGATGCAAAAGCCAAGGCCATGATTGCTCTTTTGAAATATGGTACCGGTATGCCATTTAACAGACTTAAAGATCTTCAGCAAAGTCTTGGCATACCATTGCCTGCATCGACACAGTTCGAGATTGTCGATCAAATGGCAATGGAACTTACTCCGATTTATCAGGAATTTATCCGTCAGGGCGCTCAGGGCGATATCATTCATAATGATGACACCACTATGAAGGTTTTGTCCCTGATGAAGGAAAACAAAGAAAATAACCCGGAACGTAAAGGTATATTTACCACGGGTATACTGTCAAAAACCGATGATCATAAAATTGCACTGTTTTTTACCGGCCGTCAGCATGCCGGAGAAAACTTGATGGATTTACTTAAGCGTCGTATTGGTCTGAGCCCACCCATTCAGATGTGTGATGCTCTGTCCAGAAATGTTCCCAAAGAATTCGAAACTCTGCTGGCAAATTGTCTTACACATGGACGAAGACAGTTTGTTGACGTACTGCAAAGCTTCCCGGAAGAGTGCAGTTATGTACTCGAAATCCTCGCAGAGGTATATAAAAATGATAAGATTACCAAAGAACAGAACATGGAAGCTGAAGAACGGCTGCGGTTTCATCAGGACAACAGCGGTCCGCTGATGAAAAAGCTCAACACCTGGTTTCACAAACAAATAGACCAACATTTGGTGGAGCCCAACAGCGGGCTGGGCCAGGCTATTGGCTACATGCTCAAACATTGGGAGGCGTTGACCCTTTTTCTCAGGGAACCAGGTGTACCTTTGGACAACAATATTTGCGAACAGGCTTTGAAAAAGGTCGTTCTGCATCGCAAGAATGCTCTGTTTTATAAAACTGAGCATGGTGCCATGGTAGGTGATCTGTTCATGAGTCTGATTCATACCTGTAATTTATCCGGTACCAATCCTTTTGATTACCTGACAGCACTGCTGGAACATGCCTCTGAGTTGTCAGAATCCCCAGATAAATGGATGCCGTGGAATTATAAATCCGCACTGATTGAACCGGACAATCCTGAAGCATAA
- a CDS encoding HNH endonuclease family protein — protein sequence MDKMKSLIFYFSNKYLEAKYDDKINNIFGEIFELYDDIKLIGEEQGINIISSKLFTEDDLLRQHHICFSEDSYDPTAQQVMDNVKLALVDYRKNGTTDELDEFITTYIDSLLNYVRAFKKIISRTTENERYYKIFSILGLSAVYYPVITQLEICGFLEKKLPSKAISVLDMIEIIDVRVFKIRDYAGKKHVAEFAYSLNHEEWTIDEIEEHLLWFNSFEISNDRFKDYLSDYDYYKQTGLLRLLFIDYCERLSKRKYTLKELKKIMDNDPTIEHILSQTPKFKPRSFGFKNNEDFDEYKNLIGNLSLLEKKINSSIKNSDLSDKVAGYSKSKFKMTQQLATLLSQTKSFKKKDLKERSQLLVEDFATRWWA from the coding sequence ATGGATAAAATGAAAAGTTTGATATTTTACTTTTCCAACAAATACCTTGAAGCAAAATATGATGACAAAATAAACAATATATTTGGTGAAATATTCGAACTATATGACGATATAAAATTAATTGGTGAAGAACAAGGTATAAACATAATTAGCTCGAAATTATTCACTGAAGATGACCTTTTGAGGCAACACCATATATGTTTTTCTGAGGACAGCTATGACCCAACAGCTCAACAGGTAATGGACAATGTAAAACTAGCGTTAGTAGATTACAGAAAGAATGGCACAACTGATGAACTTGATGAGTTCATAACAACATATATAGATAGTCTTTTAAATTATGTTAGAGCATTCAAGAAAATAATCTCAAGAACAACTGAAAATGAAAGATATTACAAAATATTTAGCATCCTTGGATTGTCTGCTGTTTACTATCCAGTAATAACTCAATTGGAAATATGTGGCTTTCTAGAGAAGAAGTTACCTTCAAAAGCTATTTCTGTTCTTGATATGATTGAAATAATTGATGTTCGTGTTTTTAAGATTAGAGATTATGCAGGGAAAAAGCATGTTGCAGAATTTGCATATAGCCTAAACCATGAAGAATGGACAATTGATGAAATAGAAGAACATTTGCTTTGGTTCAACTCTTTTGAAATTAGCAATGACAGATTCAAAGATTACTTGTCCGACTACGATTATTATAAGCAGACAGGACTACTGAGGCTTCTTTTTATTGATTATTGTGAAAGATTATCTAAAAGAAAATATACACTTAAAGAATTGAAAAAAATAATGGATAACGATCCAACTATTGAACATATTTTATCTCAGACACCTAAATTTAAGCCACGCAGTTTTGGCTTCAAGAACAATGAAGACTTCGATGAATATAAAAATTTAATTGGCAATTTATCCCTCTTGGAGAAAAAGATAAATAGCTCTATTAAAAATTCAGATTTATCAGACAAAGTTGCGGGATACAGCAAAAGCAAATTCAAGATGACACAACAATTAGCTACTCTGCTGTCACAGACTAAATCCTTCAAGAAGAAAGACCTTAAAGAGAGAAGCCAATTATTGGTTGAAGACTTCGCCACTAGGTGGTGGGCATAG
- the tnpB gene encoding IS66 family insertion sequence element accessory protein TnpB (TnpB, as the term is used for proteins encoded by IS66 family insertion elements, is considered an accessory protein, since TnpC, encoded by a neighboring gene, is a DDE family transposase.), with protein sequence MIQITPQMRILLAIDPVDFRKGIDGLNAVCRQVLRSDPFSGYVFIFRNKKATAIKIIMYDGQGFWMCQKRLSKGRFNWWPNKSGEAVRPLAVHELQLLIWNGNPVKAHVAPLWRPIPVKK encoded by the coding sequence ATGATTCAGATAACTCCGCAAATGCGTATCCTGCTGGCCATAGACCCGGTGGATTTCAGAAAAGGTATCGACGGTCTAAATGCTGTTTGTCGGCAGGTGCTGCGCTCCGATCCATTTTCAGGGTATGTTTTTATTTTTCGTAATAAAAAGGCAACTGCCATAAAGATCATTATGTATGATGGCCAAGGATTCTGGATGTGTCAGAAAAGGCTGTCTAAGGGACGTTTCAACTGGTGGCCAAACAAATCCGGTGAGGCGGTCAGGCCTCTGGCCGTTCATGAACTGCAGCTTCTGATCTGGAACGGTAATCCTGTAAAGGCTCATGTTGCACCATTGTGGCGGCCAATTCCTGTAAAAAAATAG
- the ltrA gene encoding group II intron reverse transcriptase/maturase — MGDTQMSQTISTKSREIARTVACNSRPIEWGQPPVLTGGSSLIKIELLAQSNPELVFTSVVHRIDFDLLKQSFRKIRKSKSAGVDKVTAKEYAENLDQNLYNLYERLRRGQYVASPVKRIWIDKEGGKKRPIGIPVLEDKIVQKAAAAILNVIFDRNFYNFSHAFRKGRSQHMAIKDLREQCLKQNISWIVSADITGLFDNINHELLKDMIRRRVSDGGMIRLIGKWLNAGVMEEGNLTYSETGTPQGGVISPVLSNIFLHYVLDDWYVKEVIPRMKGRCSIIRWADDFILGFEYEKDALRVMDVLPRRFEQFELSLHPEKTKLIRFSKRISGKGNGTFDFLGFTFYWSKSLKGYMVIKKKTARKRSSRFMKRIWIWCKDNRHKPMAEQYEILCSKLRGFYQYFGVISNYKVLEVVFEYTEKAWRRWLSRRSHKGEVMFEDLRTTYPLPLPRIVHNI, encoded by the coding sequence ATGGGAGATACACAGATGTCACAAACCATATCAACAAAAAGCCGAGAAATTGCAAGAACGGTCGCTTGCAATTCCAGACCGATAGAATGGGGACAACCACCGGTGTTAACAGGTGGGTCATCCCTTATCAAAATCGAGCTGCTTGCTCAAAGTAATCCTGAACTGGTATTTACATCAGTAGTCCATCGGATAGACTTTGATTTACTGAAACAATCCTTTCGTAAAATTCGGAAAAGCAAATCTGCAGGAGTGGACAAGGTTACGGCAAAGGAGTATGCCGAAAATCTTGATCAAAACCTCTATAATCTGTATGAACGACTGCGGAGAGGACAGTACGTTGCGTCTCCTGTAAAGCGTATCTGGATAGACAAGGAAGGAGGGAAAAAGCGTCCAATTGGCATACCTGTACTTGAGGATAAAATTGTCCAGAAAGCAGCAGCAGCCATATTGAATGTCATATTTGACAGGAATTTTTACAATTTTTCCCATGCATTCAGAAAAGGTCGGAGCCAACACATGGCAATCAAAGATTTACGTGAGCAATGCTTGAAGCAGAATATCAGCTGGATAGTAAGCGCAGATATTACAGGACTATTTGACAATATTAATCACGAGTTACTTAAAGACATGATACGTCGGAGAGTAAGTGACGGCGGAATGATTCGCCTGATAGGGAAGTGGTTGAATGCAGGCGTAATGGAGGAAGGCAACCTGACGTACTCTGAAACGGGCACTCCACAGGGAGGAGTAATTTCCCCTGTGCTCAGTAATATCTTTCTTCATTATGTTTTAGATGACTGGTACGTGAAAGAAGTGATCCCCCGGATGAAAGGGAGATGCTCCATCATACGCTGGGCGGATGATTTCATCCTCGGGTTCGAGTATGAAAAAGACGCATTGCGTGTCATGGATGTATTACCCAGGCGGTTCGAACAGTTCGAGCTGTCACTTCACCCGGAAAAGACAAAACTGATTCGATTTTCCAAACGCATTAGCGGAAAGGGAAACGGGACGTTTGATTTTTTAGGGTTTACATTTTACTGGTCAAAATCATTAAAAGGGTACATGGTAATAAAGAAAAAGACGGCAAGAAAGCGTTCAAGCCGTTTTATGAAGAGAATATGGATATGGTGCAAGGATAACCGTCATAAGCCAATGGCCGAGCAGTATGAGATTCTTTGCAGTAAACTGCGAGGTTTTTACCAGTACTTTGGAGTAATAAGTAACTACAAAGTGCTGGAAGTTGTGTTTGAATATACTGAGAAAGCATGGCGTCGATGGTTAAGCCGAAGAAGTCACAAGGGCGAAGTAATGTTCGAGGACTTGCGCACAACATACCCACTGCCATTACCCAGAATAGTCCATAATATTTGA
- a CDS encoding DUF262 domain-containing protein, translated as MSNQQSLNQFFTRKILHVPKYQRSYAWEKQNVRELYEDIQEAYETNSTHYIGTVVLARTRDKDVYNIVDGQQRITTIIMFINAIIENLSDERDKEYYKRFYIKSKGQNKLTPLERDANYFNSLLSR; from the coding sequence ATGTCTAATCAGCAATCCCTTAATCAATTTTTTACTAGAAAAATTCTTCATGTGCCCAAGTATCAGCGTAGTTATGCGTGGGAAAAACAAAATGTAAGAGAATTGTATGAAGACATACAAGAGGCCTATGAGACCAACTCTACACATTATATTGGGACAGTTGTTTTAGCGAGGACACGCGATAAAGATGTCTACAATATAGTTGATGGACAACAAAGAATCACGACAATAATAATGTTTATCAACGCAATAATAGAAAATCTTTCTGATGAGCGCGACAAGGAGTACTACAAAAGATTTTATATTAAATCAAAAGGCCAAAATAAGCTTACACCGCTTGAGAGAGATGCAAACTACTTTAACAGCCTACTTTCCAGGTAG
- a CDS encoding reverse transcriptase domain-containing protein: MFDNINHELLKDMIRRRVSDGGMIRLIGKWLNAGVMEEGNLTYSETGTPQGGVISPVLSNIFLHYVLDDWYVKEVIPRMKGRCSIIRWADDFILGFEYEKDALRVMDVLPRRFEQFELSLHPEKTKLIRFSKRISGKGNGTFDFLGFTFYWSKSLKGYMVIKKKTARKRSSRFMKRIWIWCKDNRHKPMAEQYEILCSKLRGFYQYFGVISNYKVLEVVFEYTEKAWRRWLSRRSHKGEVMFEDLRTTYPLPLPRIVHNI; encoded by the coding sequence ATATTTGACAATATTAATCACGAGTTACTTAAAGACATGATACGTCGGAGAGTAAGTGACGGCGGAATGATTCGCCTGATAGGGAAGTGGTTGAATGCAGGCGTAATGGAGGAAGGCAACCTGACGTACTCTGAAACGGGCACTCCACAGGGAGGAGTAATTTCCCCTGTGCTCAGTAATATCTTTCTTCATTATGTTTTAGATGACTGGTACGTGAAAGAAGTGATCCCCCGGATGAAAGGGAGATGCTCCATCATACGCTGGGCGGATGATTTCATCCTCGGGTTCGAGTATGAAAAAGACGCATTGCGTGTCATGGATGTATTACCCAGGCGGTTCGAACAGTTCGAGCTGTCACTTCACCCGGAAAAGACAAAACTGATTCGATTTTCCAAACGCATTAGCGGAAAGGGAAACGGGACGTTTGATTTTTTAGGGTTTACATTTTACTGGTCAAAATCATTAAAAGGGTACATGGTAATAAAGAAAAAGACGGCAAGAAAGCGTTCAAGCCGTTTTATGAAGAGAATATGGATATGGTGCAAGGATAACCGTCATAAGCCAATGGCCGAGCAGTATGAGATTCTTTGCAGTAAACTGCGAGGTTTTTACCAGTACTTTGGAGTAATAAGTAACTACAAAGTGCTGGAAGTTGTGTTTGAATATACTGAGAAAGCATGGCGTCGATGGTTAAGCCGAAGAAGTCACAAGGGCGAAGTAATGTTCGAGGACTTGCGCACAACATACCCACTGCCATTACCCAGAATAGTCCATAATATTTGA
- the tnpB gene encoding IS66 family insertion sequence element accessory protein TnpB (TnpB, as the term is used for proteins encoded by IS66 family insertion elements, is considered an accessory protein, since TnpC, encoded by a neighboring gene, is a DDE family transposase.), with protein sequence MIQITPQMRILLAIDPVDFRKGIDGLNAVCRQVLRSDPFSGYVFIFRNKKATAIKIIMYDGQGFWMCQKRLSKGRFNWWPNKSGEAVRPLAVHELQLLIWNGNPVKAHVAPLWRPIPVKK encoded by the coding sequence ATGATTCAGATAACTCCGCAAATGCGTATCCTGCTGGCCATAGACCCGGTGGATTTCAGAAAAGGTATCGACGGTCTAAATGCTGTTTGTCGGCAGGTGCTGCGCTCCGATCCATTTTCAGGGTATGTTTTTATTTTTCGTAATAAAAAGGCAACTGCCATAAAGATCATTATGTATGATGGCCAAGGATTCTGGATGTGTCAGAAAAGGCTGTCTAAGGGACGTTTCAACTGGTGGCCAAACAAATCCGGTGAGGCGGTCAGGCCTCTGGCCGTTCATGAACTGCAGCTTCTGATCTGGAACGGTAATCCTGTAAAGGCTCATGTTGCACCATTGTGGCGGCCAATTCCTGTAAAAAAATAA
- a CDS encoding DUF4338 domain-containing protein — translation MFTYRGRVVTDKDIIFIKELIAQNPDASRRALSRKLCIAWNWVQANGALRDMVCRGMMLELHRAGFIRLPDKKCNPHNPFVERRKPKKIQINQTLLETKLAKIRPLEFCQVRRSPHEKMFNSLIEYYHYLGYCHSVGEQLKYIVYTDGRPIACFAWSSAARHIGCRDRFIGWDAKTRKKNLHLLAYNTRFLILPWVRVPHLASHLLGHMIKILALDWRKIYNHPIWYLETFVDKTRFAGTCYKAANWKYLGDTTGRGKNDQTFKPNRSIKAVWGYPLAKNFRSLLRGDTQ, via the coding sequence ATGTTTACGTATAGAGGCAGAGTCGTTACTGACAAAGATATTATTTTTATCAAGGAGCTTATTGCTCAAAATCCGGATGCCAGCCGCCGGGCGCTTTCCAGAAAACTGTGCATAGCCTGGAATTGGGTCCAGGCCAATGGGGCATTGCGTGATATGGTCTGTCGGGGTATGATGTTAGAACTGCACCGTGCAGGATTCATACGTCTGCCGGACAAAAAATGTAATCCCCATAATCCATTTGTAGAACGTAGAAAACCTAAAAAAATTCAGATCAATCAAACTTTACTGGAAACAAAATTAGCCAAAATACGGCCGCTTGAATTTTGCCAGGTACGCAGAAGCCCGCATGAAAAAATGTTCAACAGCCTGATCGAGTATTACCATTATCTGGGTTACTGCCATTCAGTGGGCGAACAGCTGAAATACATCGTTTATACTGATGGGCGGCCAATAGCATGTTTTGCCTGGTCTTCTGCAGCGAGGCATATAGGCTGCAGGGACAGGTTTATCGGCTGGGATGCGAAGACGCGTAAAAAAAATCTGCACCTTTTGGCGTATAATACACGATTTTTAATTCTACCATGGGTGCGCGTACCACATCTGGCCTCCCATCTTCTTGGTCACATGATAAAAATCTTGGCCCTGGATTGGCGTAAAATCTACAATCATCCCATCTGGTACCTTGAAACTTTTGTGGACAAAACCCGTTTTGCCGGTACCTGTTACAAGGCTGCGAACTGGAAGTATCTTGGAGACACCACCGGCAGGGGTAAAAATGATCAAACATTTAAACCGAACCGATCTATAAAGGCTGTTTGGGGATATCCATTAGCCAAAAATTTTCGCAGCCTTTTACGGGGGGACACACAGTGA
- a CDS encoding PGN_0703 family putative restriction endonuclease, with protein MSYRENERKKAAKVRGELFRDPGNGIFFNKKRDFVLQDPTLNLWAGIREDAINYFERNQISWWMGQDKNEPTGHLLSSQIACVNHLFFVRQRKDIASAILKKISNKIKEAVLVDDGFVEFEVIGKDNYLNEKTHTRGANCTSVDAVMVGKKDNESNVLILIEWKYTEEYREENKYIPQRYNIYDKLMDHFESPITIRDFEAFYYEPFYQLMRQTLLGWMMVNAREYQCDEYLHLHIIPKQNTELRDRVTSPKLSGKNMSEAWESVLKEPERYLVISPDEFLSPVATCKDTKSILSYLQERYWKDS; from the coding sequence ATGAGTTATCGTGAAAATGAAAGGAAAAAAGCTGCAAAGGTAAGAGGGGAATTATTTCGTGACCCAGGAAACGGAATATTTTTTAATAAGAAACGAGATTTTGTTTTACAAGATCCAACACTAAATTTATGGGCAGGTATTCGAGAAGATGCAATAAACTACTTTGAAAGAAATCAAATATCGTGGTGGATGGGGCAAGATAAAAATGAACCTACCGGGCATTTGCTTTCCTCTCAGATAGCTTGTGTTAATCATTTATTTTTTGTTCGTCAAAGAAAAGATATTGCCTCAGCAATTCTAAAAAAAATATCAAACAAAATAAAAGAAGCTGTACTTGTTGATGATGGGTTTGTGGAATTTGAAGTGATTGGTAAAGACAATTACTTGAATGAAAAAACACACACTCGTGGTGCTAATTGCACCTCTGTAGATGCGGTTATGGTTGGCAAAAAAGACAACGAAAGTAACGTTTTAATTCTAATTGAGTGGAAATACACAGAGGAATATAGGGAAGAGAATAAATATATTCCGCAACGATACAATATTTACGATAAATTGATGGATCATTTTGAATCACCAATAACGATAAGAGATTTTGAGGCATTCTATTATGAACCGTTTTATCAGCTTATGAGGCAAACTTTACTTGGTTGGATGATGGTTAATGCAAGGGAATATCAATGTGATGAATATCTCCATTTACATATTATCCCTAAACAAAATACAGAGTTGAGAGATAGAGTTACATCACCAAAACTGTCAGGAAAAAATATGTCGGAAGCATGGGAGTCCGTATTAAAAGAACCAGAAAGGTACTTAGTGATTTCACCTGATGAATTTTTGAGTCCAGTTGCAACCTGTAAAGATACAAAATCAATATTGTCGTACCTGCAAGAACGATATTGGAAAGACAGCTAA